The Candidatus Poribacteria bacterium genome includes a window with the following:
- a CDS encoding phytanoyl-CoA dioxygenase family protein: protein MHTIHSTLTEAEKWYFDLHGFLVLRNVIPKDAIAEMLDVLRHWLTIDETDIPPPLDRGRQEPCKTHIGHIQYGHRLFEDLAMNPDIMRVVAGLTMNAPRLFHCNFTMMTKHDAPQHFHRDDSGFKFPPGFRNPHNDYQAAAGHIYCSHIATWVALVDVPPGTGFCLVPGSHKSLFQTPENLPVKHDPPTSITLPMEAGDVAIFSTNLLHDASPWTEDYPRMNIFQRYQLSAYFNETGKGGYPLDEHRDKISDAQYELESLSKEVKAAVKPVLPK from the coding sequence ATGCATACCATCCATTCCACTTTGACAGAAGCGGAGAAGTGGTATTTCGATTTACACGGATTTCTCGTCTTACGGAACGTTATCCCAAAAGACGCAATTGCAGAGATGTTAGATGTGCTTCGGCATTGGTTGACAATTGATGAAACCGACATCCCGCCGCCGTTGGACCGCGGGCGACAGGAGCCTTGCAAAACACACATCGGACACATCCAGTACGGACATCGTCTCTTTGAAGACCTTGCGATGAATCCTGACATCATGCGAGTCGTAGCGGGGTTGACAATGAATGCTCCACGTCTATTTCACTGCAATTTTACGATGATGACGAAGCACGATGCTCCGCAACACTTTCACCGTGACGACAGCGGATTCAAATTCCCACCAGGGTTCCGCAATCCACACAACGATTATCAAGCCGCCGCGGGACACATCTATTGCAGCCATATTGCGACGTGGGTTGCGCTCGTAGATGTGCCACCGGGAACAGGCTTTTGTCTCGTTCCTGGCAGTCATAAATCTCTGTTTCAGACCCCAGAGAACCTACCCGTGAAGCACGATCCACCGACCTCAATTACGTTACCGATGGAAGCGGGTGATGTGGCGATCTTCTCGACGAATTTGCTCCACGATGCGAGTCCATGGACAGAGGATTACCCGCGGATGAATATCTTTCAACGCTATCAATTGAGTGCTTATTTCAATGAAACTGGAAAGGGTGGATATCCTCTTGACGAACATCGCGATAAAATATCGGATGCACAATATGAATTAGAATCGCTGTCAAAAGAGGTGAAAGCAGCAGTGAAACCCGTCTTACCAAAATAG